From a region of the Leptospira kmetyi serovar Malaysia str. Bejo-Iso9 genome:
- a CDS encoding SpoIIE family protein phosphatase, whose protein sequence is MTNFLQLNYYSIGYISGTIFSAFLLVYLLSLKGKSKQTWLLVGYFLFALILNVGFVMRTSLFTQDVAKPASFLIALYTCFSNLVLLSFIYSFPKNRNRKESYVFFFILAALGIYGYLYYILQNLNSEVFYNFDTQLFEFQTPQSTAPMGLIHFLTFLWILTVIIRKTISEEREFRRTENNSDTKFLHLLSPNARMLRSFGWAVVLHTCFSAVYVLYAANKISFADFQLILTSATSLQLFIYTVIYLNNSPQPSSFMVKIVGVTLVTTLTILSVVSRITFRINETYFDEARNIEIETIIKNISKLDKSVIPDNVLYVSSRPKSDGLFATGFRVEHKKLNAIQSKLLFQSEAAEMGKYLKKIQNKVLSSKNEWKDYYGIEENSSVSVSNRMYRSLKLANGETILLVRYLFKSGDSIYEVAYPYSSYMEMVHSIVLKMATLIVFTALLILLLFPYLFHGGLIRPLMSLLSGVKEVNEGQYEVSVPVQAEDEIGFLSRSFNHMVASIRSAQEKLKDYAETLEEKVVERTHELQQSLEKVQELKTKQDADYYLTSLLIQPLGQNKSTSENVFVEFLTEQKKKFQFKRWASEIGGDLCVSSKITLKGKSYSVILNGDAMGKSMQGAGGALVLGSVFEAILERSRNSFDVMNLFPERWLKNTFIELHNIFTSFDGTMLVSVFVCLLDEESGLLYYMNAEHPLPAYYRDGVANFLPHRFFYRKLGMPINMETSLHINTFQFQPNDVLLIGSDGRDDILIQDESGTNMNENEELFLKCVERANGNLQEIVKQIKNAGEVTDDISLIRVEYRLNKAAELVESEEINKAYKKAHQEFKQKNYDDTIPLLEEILAKDPIYQRSRKILKLLTNAYIQKKQYQKAAEIALHYSNTSPEDSDCLFILSKCYKNSGNIKNATDFGERLRLRNPEHKQNLIHLSEIYQTAGDVSRATMLINEAKYYENNGNHSEQ, encoded by the coding sequence ATGACGAATTTTCTCCAGCTCAATTATTACTCGATCGGTTACATCTCCGGAACGATTTTCTCCGCGTTCCTCTTGGTTTACCTCTTGAGCTTAAAGGGAAAGTCGAAACAAACCTGGTTGTTAGTCGGTTACTTCCTTTTTGCATTGATCCTCAACGTTGGCTTCGTAATGAGAACGTCTCTTTTTACTCAGGACGTTGCAAAACCCGCCAGCTTTCTTATCGCTCTTTATACTTGTTTCTCGAATTTGGTTCTTCTTTCGTTTATCTATTCATTTCCTAAGAATAGAAACAGAAAGGAATCCTACGTTTTCTTTTTTATTTTGGCGGCGTTGGGAATCTACGGATATCTCTATTATATATTACAAAATCTTAATTCGGAAGTTTTTTACAACTTCGACACGCAACTTTTCGAATTTCAAACGCCGCAGTCCACGGCGCCGATGGGTTTGATCCACTTCCTCACCTTTCTTTGGATTCTTACCGTTATCATCCGTAAGACGATCAGCGAAGAAAGAGAATTCAGAAGAACGGAAAACAACTCGGATACGAAATTCCTTCATCTGTTAAGTCCGAACGCGAGAATGCTCCGTTCCTTCGGTTGGGCAGTCGTTTTACACACTTGTTTTTCCGCGGTCTACGTTTTGTACGCGGCCAATAAGATTTCCTTCGCCGATTTTCAGCTCATTCTTACTTCTGCTACGAGCCTTCAGCTCTTCATCTATACGGTCATTTATCTGAACAATTCTCCCCAACCTTCCTCGTTTATGGTTAAGATCGTGGGGGTCACGTTAGTCACCACTTTGACGATTCTCAGCGTTGTTTCAAGAATCACGTTCAGAATCAACGAAACCTATTTTGACGAAGCGCGAAACATAGAAATCGAAACCATCATCAAGAACATTAGCAAATTAGATAAATCTGTTATTCCGGACAATGTTTTATACGTTTCTTCCAGGCCGAAAAGCGACGGTTTGTTCGCCACCGGCTTTCGAGTGGAACATAAAAAACTCAACGCGATCCAATCCAAACTTCTGTTTCAAAGCGAAGCGGCGGAAATGGGGAAATATCTTAAAAAGATTCAAAACAAGGTTTTGTCCTCGAAAAACGAATGGAAGGACTACTACGGGATCGAGGAGAATTCTTCCGTATCCGTTTCCAATCGCATGTACCGCTCCTTAAAACTCGCAAACGGAGAAACGATCCTTCTCGTTCGTTATCTGTTTAAAAGCGGGGATTCCATCTACGAAGTCGCTTATCCGTATTCTTCCTATATGGAAATGGTTCACTCCATCGTTTTGAAGATGGCGACATTGATCGTATTCACCGCGTTGTTGATTCTATTATTATTTCCTTATCTATTCCACGGAGGATTGATCCGTCCTTTGATGTCTCTTTTGAGCGGAGTAAAGGAAGTCAACGAAGGTCAATACGAGGTTTCGGTTCCTGTGCAAGCCGAGGATGAGATCGGTTTCTTATCCAGATCCTTCAATCACATGGTGGCTTCGATTCGTTCCGCTCAGGAAAAACTGAAGGACTACGCTGAAACCTTGGAAGAGAAAGTCGTGGAAAGAACGCACGAACTCCAACAAAGTTTGGAGAAGGTTCAGGAACTCAAAACAAAACAGGACGCGGATTATTATCTCACTTCTCTTTTGATTCAACCTCTCGGTCAGAACAAATCCACTTCGGAAAACGTGTTCGTCGAATTCTTAACCGAACAAAAAAAGAAATTCCAATTCAAACGTTGGGCTTCCGAAATCGGAGGGGATCTTTGTGTTTCGAGTAAGATCACTCTCAAAGGAAAAAGTTATTCAGTCATTCTCAACGGAGACGCGATGGGTAAGTCCATGCAAGGAGCGGGCGGCGCGTTGGTTCTCGGCTCCGTGTTCGAAGCGATCTTGGAACGTTCCAGAAATTCCTTCGACGTGATGAATCTTTTTCCCGAACGCTGGTTAAAGAACACTTTTATAGAACTTCATAATATATTCACGAGCTTTGACGGAACGATGCTCGTTTCCGTTTTCGTCTGTCTTCTCGACGAAGAATCCGGTCTTCTATATTATATGAACGCGGAACATCCGCTTCCCGCCTATTACAGAGACGGGGTCGCGAACTTTCTTCCTCATCGTTTCTTTTACAGAAAACTCGGAATGCCGATCAATATGGAAACGAGTCTTCACATCAACACGTTTCAGTTTCAACCGAACGACGTGTTATTGATCGGTTCTGACGGAAGGGACGATATTCTCATCCAAGACGAATCCGGTACGAACATGAACGAAAACGAGGAACTCTTTTTGAAATGTGTGGAAAGAGCGAACGGAAATCTTCAAGAGATCGTAAAGCAGATCAAAAACGCGGGGGAAGTGACGGACGATATTTCCCTGATCCGAGTCGAATACAGATTGAACAAAGCGGCCGAACTCGTAGAGTCCGAAGAAATCAACAAGGCTTACAAAAAAGCGCATCAGGAATTCAAACAGAAAAACTACGACGATACGATTCCCCTTCTCGAGGAGATTCTCGCAAAAGATCCGATCTATCAAAGAAGCAGAAAAATTCTCAAACTTCTCACCAACGCCTATATTCAAAAAAAGCAATATCAAAAAGCGGCGGAAATCGCCCTTCATTACAGCAACACGAGTCCGGAGGATTCAGATTGTCTCTTTATTCTTTCCAAGTGTTATAAGAATTCGGGAAACATCAAGAACGCCACAGACTTCGGAGAAAGACTCAGACTCAGAAACCCGGAACATAAGCAAAATCTAATACATTTATCCGAAATATATCAGACCGCGGGCGACGTCAGCCGCGCTACGATGTTGATCAACGAGGCCAAATATTATGAGAATAACGGAAACCACAGTGAACAGTGA
- a CDS encoding N-acyl amino acid synthase FeeM domain-containing protein has protein sequence MNSEDTLISNIKKVKQYAPSTERREHGRIDVRMGGDIILFASHPNWKETKEFKVLDYSSLGLGIESLDQDLNLSNEELKENISIQVDFRLSPKDTNPYNFICRVANKSQKDTQPVRLGLHRILGSEDMFGDKAESLMEISDQIPLFGLMDHPFLYDQTSLIKVKRISKKQFLIENYDQSLAIFPSMEIVFSLNLFTGNEPIHAKVEAVRPIAGGISFLANIDFLSENTEKAIVRYFLRLIDIGPFALRKIGFNTANIKNIMTYRFVKSQQEYVEVLKLRKLAYSAVKKLSKEADLSDVSHWYDPNCRIITAWHHNRLIGSANVFFANGEDIPFELQRHIKPEEFKKLPNPKDMIEVVGLCMHHDYRKSDILMGIFERIFHVLITTNKSYIIAASDPYLWKVYEPLGFEKTGIKYTLHKTRELVLDVIMVHRRVGTYGGLKLDPMRWNELYRDMSRYLDGQGALPKTMGYKILSPIYKTYIEYAKFLDNSHQMIKQTQQGIIQSGIVQKVLDYEIIKRFIDNYQSQQSENGKNNSDSDRNS, from the coding sequence GTGAACAGTGAAGACACCTTAATTTCGAATATTAAAAAAGTAAAACAATACGCCCCTTCCACCGAAAGAAGGGAACACGGCCGTATCGACGTTCGTATGGGCGGGGATATCATTCTTTTCGCTTCGCATCCGAACTGGAAGGAAACGAAAGAATTTAAGGTCTTGGATTATTCTTCCCTGGGTCTCGGAATCGAAAGTCTGGATCAAGATTTGAATCTTTCGAACGAAGAACTGAAGGAAAACATTTCGATCCAGGTGGACTTCAGACTTTCGCCCAAGGACACGAACCCGTATAACTTCATCTGTCGGGTCGCAAACAAATCGCAAAAGGATACCCAACCGGTTCGATTGGGATTGCATCGGATCTTAGGTTCCGAGGATATGTTCGGCGATAAGGCTGAAAGTCTTATGGAAATTTCGGATCAGATCCCGCTCTTCGGATTGATGGATCATCCGTTTCTATACGATCAGACTTCTCTGATCAAAGTAAAAAGAATCTCCAAAAAACAATTCCTGATCGAAAACTACGATCAATCTCTGGCGATCTTTCCATCCATGGAAATCGTTTTCAGCTTGAATCTATTCACGGGCAACGAACCGATCCACGCCAAAGTCGAAGCGGTTCGTCCGATCGCGGGGGGAATCAGCTTTTTGGCGAACATCGATTTTCTTTCGGAGAACACCGAAAAGGCGATCGTGCGCTATTTTCTTCGATTGATCGACATCGGTCCGTTCGCTCTTAGAAAAATCGGATTCAATACCGCTAATATAAAAAACATCATGACGTATCGCTTCGTCAAGTCCCAGCAGGAATACGTGGAAGTTTTGAAGTTAAGAAAACTTGCATATTCCGCGGTTAAAAAATTGAGCAAGGAAGCGGATCTATCGGACGTTTCCCACTGGTATGATCCGAACTGCAGAATCATCACCGCTTGGCATCACAATCGTCTGATCGGAAGCGCAAACGTATTCTTTGCGAACGGAGAAGACATTCCTTTCGAACTGCAAAGACATATCAAACCGGAAGAATTCAAAAAACTTCCCAACCCGAAGGACATGATCGAAGTCGTGGGTTTGTGTATGCACCACGATTATCGTAAAAGCGATATTCTCATGGGAATTTTCGAAAGAATCTTTCACGTTTTGATCACCACGAACAAATCGTATATCATTGCGGCTTCCGATCCTTATCTATGGAAAGTGTACGAACCATTGGGTTTCGAAAAAACGGGAATCAAATATACTCTTCATAAAACGAGAGAATTGGTTTTGGACGTAATCATGGTTCATAGAAGAGTGGGAACGTACGGAGGTCTGAAACTGGATCCGATGCGTTGGAACGAACTCTATCGAGACATGTCGCGTTATTTGGACGGTCAAGGGGCGTTGCCGAAGACGATGGGTTATAAGATTCTTTCTCCGATCTATAAAACCTATATCGAATACGCGAAGTTCTTGGACAATTCTCATCAGATGATTAAACAAACCCAACAGGGAATCATCCAATCCGGGATCGTTCAAAAAGTATTGGATTACGAAATCATAAAACGATTTATCGACAACTATCAGAGCCAACAATCCGAAAACGGAAAAAACAATTCGGATTCGGATCGGAACTCTTAA
- a CDS encoding alpha/beta hydrolase: MKRFVLILSLISVSYALAVFYFSDQIIHFKKKTLEEDKKEQNIASLAKFGLYDNPTEVTIPLKQVTIKAWLFEPKHKNRCGSVITHGYTVTRYAVLKYAQFFYRLGCSSLVYDVRYHGLSTGESSTYGYYEKDDLLEIIQWFKNRTGLKSSEIAIAGQSMGAAISLLALAKSGERFSFLLADSSYSKATVVFRERAVVQYSSLILTMLPSAIWLASVRSGADLKDSSPEYFAEDIKTPTLLMHSAADVATLPSHSERIFSKLSVKEKEIHLTTWNAKHSENWNRNPKEYERIIRSFIIRYRIAPFYNLIER, encoded by the coding sequence ATGAAACGATTTGTTCTAATTTTAAGTTTAATTTCCGTTTCTTATGCACTTGCAGTGTTTTATTTCTCGGATCAGATCATTCATTTTAAGAAGAAAACCTTAGAAGAGGATAAAAAAGAACAGAACATCGCTTCTCTCGCCAAATTCGGTTTATACGACAATCCGACCGAAGTAACCATTCCTTTAAAACAAGTTACGATCAAAGCTTGGTTGTTCGAACCGAAACATAAGAACCGTTGCGGCTCCGTGATTACGCACGGTTATACGGTAACTCGTTACGCCGTTCTCAAATACGCGCAGTTCTTTTATCGTTTGGGATGTTCGTCGTTGGTTTACGACGTACGATATCACGGTTTGAGTACGGGAGAATCTTCGACATACGGTTATTACGAAAAGGACGATCTTCTCGAAATCATACAGTGGTTTAAAAACAGAACCGGATTGAAATCCTCGGAGATCGCGATTGCGGGGCAATCCATGGGAGCGGCGATTTCATTGCTTGCTCTTGCGAAGTCCGGGGAAAGATTCTCCTTTCTTCTTGCGGATTCCTCTTACAGCAAAGCCACCGTCGTGTTTCGAGAAAGGGCGGTCGTTCAATATTCTTCTTTGATCTTAACGATGTTGCCTTCCGCGATATGGCTCGCGTCGGTTCGATCGGGTGCGGATCTAAAGGATTCTTCTCCGGAATATTTTGCGGAAGATATAAAAACTCCGACCTTGTTGATGCACTCGGCTGCGGACGTTGCGACCTTGCCTTCTCATTCGGAACGGATCTTCTCCAAGTTGTCCGTAAAGGAAAAGGAAATTCACCTAACAACGTGGAATGCGAAACACAGCGAAAATTGGAACAGAAATCCGAAAGAATACGAACGGATCATTCGCTCCTTCATCATTCGTTACAGGATCGCGCCTTTTTACAATCTGATCGAACGTTAA